The genomic interval GCCATAAACTGGACAGAAACCATGGTCAAAGGCAATACCAATCTCAGCATTATCTCCGGCCGGGATACGAGTTTGATCGGCGCTCAGGCTCATGGCGGAAGCATCAGTATGAATGTGGGCCGGAACCTGAATTTGGAAAGCTTGCAGGATAGGGAGACTTACAGAGAGAAAAATAAATCAGCAGGCGGTTCCATCAACTACAACAGCGCCAAAGGAGTTGGAGGAAAAGTCTCGACCTATGAGAGAAACATTAAGTCCAACTATAGCAGTGTCAATGAACAGACAGGAATCTTTGCCGGTGACGGAGGATTTGATATCTATGTGGAAGGCAATACCGACCTGAAAGGCGCCGTCA from Acetonema longum DSM 6540 carries:
- a CDS encoding hemagglutinin repeat-containing protein, which gives rise to AINWTETMVKGNTNLSIISGRDTSLIGAQAHGGSISMNVGRNLNLESLQDRETYREKNKSAGGSINYNSAKGVGGKVSTYERNIKSNYSSVNEQTGIFAGDGGFDIYVEGNTDLKGAVIASKAATGQNKLSTGTLTYSDIENKAEYRASSAGIGYGIGNLNFTDNGLQPKLGLPVSGSDTSTTQSAIAPGTIEIRSDADKPADQQTDLSKLS